The proteins below are encoded in one region of Aquisphaera giovannonii:
- a CDS encoding ABC transporter permease, translating into MNPSLRPLLKRLPQLLLVLGALAVMFRTENFLTAPTLTSILTQASIVGVLAIGQAFVLVGGGFDLSQGSMMALTAAVAGLLAQRGCPSAAVATLVLALGAVLGSVNGLMVAAVRTNPFVTTLSTLLIYRGAAFIALDGQPISNIRAFQAIDTGVNVGGTYLLLRGVLFLGLTVAAWLILRQTVFGQHVYALGGNAEAARLAGVRTSRLKVATFVLSGMAAGLATIFFLSWVRVAKPDTASGYELDSIAACVVGGVSLQGGRGSILGAAAGCLLLQALRTQITMSGSPEEYRTFITGLVILVFAAADALARRNERD; encoded by the coding sequence ATGAATCCCTCCCTACGCCCGCTCCTGAAACGCCTCCCACAGCTGCTCCTGGTGCTCGGCGCGCTCGCGGTCATGTTCCGCACCGAGAACTTCCTGACGGCGCCGACGCTGACGAGCATCCTGACGCAGGCCAGCATCGTCGGCGTGCTGGCCATCGGCCAGGCGTTCGTGCTGGTCGGCGGCGGATTCGACCTGTCCCAGGGCTCCATGATGGCCCTCACGGCCGCGGTCGCGGGCCTGCTCGCCCAGCGTGGGTGCCCCTCCGCGGCCGTGGCCACGCTCGTGCTCGCGCTCGGGGCCGTGCTCGGGTCCGTGAACGGCCTGATGGTCGCCGCCGTGCGGACCAATCCGTTCGTCACCACGCTGAGCACGCTGCTCATCTACCGGGGCGCGGCGTTCATCGCCCTCGACGGCCAGCCGATCTCGAACATCCGTGCATTCCAGGCCATCGACACGGGAGTGAACGTCGGCGGGACCTATTTGCTGCTGCGCGGCGTGCTCTTCCTCGGGCTGACCGTCGCGGCCTGGCTCATCCTCCGCCAGACGGTCTTCGGCCAGCACGTCTACGCGCTGGGCGGCAATGCCGAGGCGGCCCGCCTCGCGGGCGTGCGGACGTCGAGGCTGAAGGTCGCCACGTTCGTCCTGAGCGGGATGGCCGCAGGGCTGGCGACCATCTTCTTCCTCTCGTGGGTCCGCGTGGCCAAGCCCGACACCGCCAGCGGCTATGAGCTGGATTCGATCGCCGCGTGCGTCGTGGGCGGGGTGTCGCTCCAGGGGGGCCGGGGGAGCATCCTGGGCGCGGCCGCCGGATGCCTGCTCCTCCAGGCGCTCCGCACCCAGATTACGATGAGCGGCTCGCCGGAGGAGTATCGCACGTTCATCACCGGCCTGGTGATCCTCGTCTTCGCCGCGGCCGATGCCCTGGCGAGGCGGAACGAGCGGGACTGA
- a CDS encoding glycosyltransferase family 2 protein: MSAPGPVSFTVAVPSCNGVPHIEEALRSILNQQGAAFDIVLSDDHSDDDTVERVRALAGERVRICVNAERLGLAGNWNRCVELCETPLIAIVHQDDVLGHGHVAAHVAAFDRDDRIGLVASASTIIDECGREVPPDVVERGGLGVEGRLFGPGEALSSLACGNPLRCSAVSIRVAAFRDVGGFDPSFRYALDWDFWVRVARAWKLAWLAEPTVRVRWHRASETHRFKPGRADLDEARRMMEHVLELLADPSPLRPRCRARISRAFLNRAHDALRGGRIALARECLAEAFRLSPRILGAILADPRLAAQMTSLAVAPPLARRWFSRRPATTPETPKK; the protein is encoded by the coding sequence ATGAGCGCGCCCGGGCCGGTCTCCTTCACGGTCGCCGTCCCCTCGTGCAACGGCGTGCCGCACATCGAGGAGGCCTTGCGGTCCATCCTGAACCAGCAAGGGGCCGCCTTCGACATCGTCCTCTCGGACGACCACTCGGATGACGACACGGTGGAGCGTGTTCGCGCGCTGGCCGGCGAACGGGTCCGGATCTGCGTGAACGCGGAGAGGCTGGGCCTGGCCGGCAACTGGAACCGCTGCGTGGAGCTCTGCGAGACGCCCCTGATCGCGATCGTCCACCAGGACGACGTCCTCGGGCATGGCCACGTCGCCGCGCACGTCGCCGCGTTCGATCGGGACGATCGCATCGGACTCGTCGCGAGCGCCTCGACGATCATCGATGAGTGCGGAAGGGAGGTGCCGCCGGACGTCGTCGAGCGGGGGGGGCTCGGGGTCGAGGGGCGGCTCTTCGGGCCCGGTGAGGCGCTATCGTCGCTGGCCTGCGGCAATCCCCTCCGCTGCTCGGCCGTCTCGATCCGGGTCGCCGCATTCCGCGATGTCGGCGGCTTCGACCCGTCGTTCCGCTACGCCCTGGACTGGGACTTCTGGGTCCGGGTCGCGCGGGCCTGGAAGCTCGCCTGGCTGGCCGAGCCGACGGTCCGCGTCCGCTGGCACCGCGCCAGCGAGACCCATCGTTTCAAGCCCGGCCGAGCCGATCTGGACGAGGCGAGGCGGATGATGGAGCACGTCCTGGAGCTGCTGGCCGACCCCTCTCCGCTACGCCCCCGATGTCGAGCACGGATCTCCCGGGCCTTCCTGAATCGTGCCCACGACGCGCTCCGGGGAGGGCGGATCGCGTTGGCCAGGGAATGCCTCGCGGAAGCGTTCCGACTCTCCCCTCGCATCCTCGGCGCGATCCTCGCGGATCCTCGGCTCGCGGCGCAGATGACCTCCCTGGCCGTCGCTCCTCCGCTGGCGCGGAGATGGTTCTCTCGTCGGCCGGCCACGACACCCGAGACGCCGAAAAAGTAG
- a CDS encoding site-2 protease family protein, translating into MLGTNATAYDLRFRFLDIPVRIHPLFWMVTAFMGWQDHNMPFVALWILCVLVSILVHEYGHGLMARHFGGSPSIVLYGLGGLCISPAERTPAQRLAVLFSGPGAGFVLLGLVMVITTAIWGITPYEHVAMMRYTLGLGGDEESVLRAFFRIPNVPLRLCYDFLVQINLFWGLVNLLPIYPLDGGQATQVVMSQLDRRHGARRSHIVSFVTAGVLAVGSFVYTRMMHNRDDYFLLIFFGMLALLNYQMLQAYHVAHSYGLDSSDDYWRR; encoded by the coding sequence ATGCTCGGCACGAATGCGACGGCGTACGACCTCCGTTTTCGGTTCCTCGACATCCCGGTCCGGATCCATCCCCTCTTCTGGATGGTCACGGCCTTCATGGGATGGCAGGACCACAACATGCCGTTCGTCGCCCTCTGGATCCTCTGCGTGCTGGTCTCCATCCTGGTGCACGAATACGGCCACGGGCTTATGGCCAGGCATTTCGGCGGCTCGCCGTCCATCGTGCTTTATGGGCTGGGAGGTCTCTGCATCTCGCCGGCCGAACGGACGCCGGCTCAGCGCCTGGCCGTCCTGTTCTCGGGGCCGGGTGCCGGGTTCGTCCTGCTCGGGCTCGTGATGGTCATCACGACCGCCATCTGGGGGATCACTCCCTACGAGCATGTGGCGATGATGCGCTACACGCTGGGGCTGGGGGGAGATGAAGAGAGCGTGCTGAGGGCCTTCTTCAGGATTCCCAACGTGCCGCTGCGCCTGTGCTATGACTTCCTAGTCCAGATCAATCTCTTCTGGGGCCTGGTCAATCTCCTGCCGATCTACCCCCTGGATGGCGGCCAGGCCACCCAGGTCGTGATGTCCCAGCTCGATCGTCGCCACGGGGCACGCCGCAGCCACATCGTTTCCTTCGTGACCGCGGGTGTGTTGGCAGTCGGATCCTTCGTCTACACCCGCATGATGCACAATCGGGATGACTACTTCCTCCTCATCTTCTTCGGGATGCTGGCTCTCCTCAACTATCAGATGCTCCAGGCATATCATGTCGCCCATTCCTATGGCCTGGACTCCAGTGATGATTACTGGCGTCGGTAG
- the lon gene encoding endopeptidase La, translating to MPARKSKTSSAAVSTTRPAGEAGAERRKERRGRAGLPAPSSRRGVSESPDRIALLPLRSDVVFPQTVVPLVISRPNGIRLVDDVLVSERMVGLASQLNPEVDDPGIADLYPTVCIGSVLKMLKFPDGSTRIVCQGQSRARLLRVVQTEPYLIGEIETLEEELDEGVEVDALVHHVNRLFQRLVDQSQQIPEELQVAAMNTHEPGRLADLLASSLPFSIEERQTLLGEVNVRSRLERLGQYLARQLAIVELSTKIQEQVGSELSKAQRDHFLRQQIKAIQEELGEPESENPEVAELWERLKAAGPPTEVLKEAERELERLGGMHPSSAEYSIVRTYLDWLAILPWAKCSRDRLDLRRARKVLDEDHYDLEKIKERILEYLAVRKLKKDMKGPILCLAGPPGTGKTSLGKSIARALGREFVRVSLGGVHDEAEIRGHRRTYVAAMPGRIIHGLRKAGTNNPVFMLDEVDKLGADFRGDPSAALLEVLDPEQNSTFRDHYLDVDFDLSRVMFIATANMLESIPSPLLDRMEVLQLPGYSEEEKVLIAQKYIIPKQLDAHGLTVSDLEITELGLKRIIADYTREAGLRNLEREIAAVCRKAARRRAEGRRGTVTVGPAQLAELLGPSRFYRELADRTGIPGVATGLAWTPTGGEILFIEATGMPGKGQLTLTGLLGDSMRESAQAAMSYLKSHARVLDLDASRFNKTDVHIHVPAGAVPKDGPSAGVAIASALISLFRDLPIKEALAMTGEVTLTGRVLPVGGVREKVLAARRAGIRTLLIPRHNEKDLVELPADVKADLSFKIVDTLDDVVPRLFEGRGSRERTKPGPIKPRSRRVMADKKPTAVSRPVPPKSEMSRGGSKPRRPPNP from the coding sequence ATGCCAGCACGCAAGAGTAAGACCTCATCCGCAGCCGTCTCGACCACCAGGCCGGCGGGCGAGGCCGGTGCCGAGAGACGCAAGGAGAGGCGAGGGCGTGCGGGCCTGCCGGCGCCTTCGTCGAGGCGGGGCGTGTCGGAGTCTCCGGATCGGATTGCGCTGCTGCCCCTTAGATCCGATGTCGTGTTCCCGCAGACGGTTGTGCCGCTGGTCATTAGCCGACCGAACGGGATCCGGCTCGTCGATGATGTGCTCGTGTCGGAGCGGATGGTGGGGCTCGCCAGCCAGCTCAACCCCGAGGTGGACGACCCCGGCATTGCGGACCTCTATCCGACGGTCTGCATCGGCAGCGTCCTGAAGATGCTCAAATTCCCCGACGGCTCCACCCGGATCGTCTGTCAGGGGCAGTCCCGGGCAAGGCTGCTGCGGGTGGTGCAGACCGAGCCGTATCTCATCGGCGAGATCGAAACCCTCGAGGAGGAGCTGGACGAGGGGGTAGAAGTCGATGCCCTGGTGCATCACGTCAACAGGCTGTTCCAGCGTCTCGTCGATCAGAGCCAGCAGATCCCGGAGGAGCTCCAGGTCGCGGCGATGAATACCCATGAGCCGGGCCGGCTCGCGGACCTCCTCGCCTCGAGCCTCCCCTTCTCGATCGAGGAGCGTCAGACCCTGCTCGGAGAGGTCAACGTCCGCTCCAGGTTGGAGCGGCTGGGCCAGTACCTGGCGAGGCAGCTCGCCATCGTGGAGCTCTCGACGAAGATACAGGAGCAGGTGGGCTCCGAACTGTCCAAGGCGCAGCGCGATCATTTCCTGCGGCAGCAAATCAAGGCCATCCAGGAGGAGCTCGGCGAGCCCGAGTCGGAGAATCCGGAGGTCGCCGAGCTCTGGGAGCGGCTCAAGGCGGCCGGCCCGCCTACGGAGGTCCTGAAGGAGGCGGAGCGCGAGCTCGAGCGATTGGGCGGGATGCATCCGAGCTCGGCCGAATACTCGATCGTGCGGACCTATCTGGACTGGCTGGCCATCCTCCCCTGGGCCAAGTGCAGCCGCGACCGGTTGGACCTTCGCCGGGCCCGCAAGGTCCTGGACGAGGACCACTACGACCTGGAGAAGATCAAGGAGCGGATCCTCGAGTATCTCGCCGTCCGCAAGCTGAAGAAGGACATGAAGGGTCCGATCCTCTGCCTGGCCGGCCCGCCCGGCACGGGGAAGACGTCGCTGGGCAAGAGCATCGCGCGGGCGCTCGGCCGCGAGTTCGTCCGCGTCAGCCTGGGCGGTGTCCACGACGAGGCCGAGATCCGCGGCCACCGAAGGACTTACGTCGCCGCCATGCCCGGGCGGATCATCCACGGGCTCCGCAAGGCGGGGACCAACAATCCGGTCTTCATGCTGGACGAGGTGGACAAGCTGGGGGCGGACTTCCGGGGCGATCCGTCTGCCGCCCTCCTGGAGGTCCTGGACCCCGAGCAGAACTCCACCTTCCGCGACCACTATCTCGACGTCGATTTCGACCTGTCCCGGGTGATGTTCATCGCCACCGCGAACATGCTCGAGTCCATCCCCTCGCCGCTCCTGGACCGGATGGAGGTCCTCCAGCTCCCCGGATACAGCGAGGAGGAGAAGGTCCTGATCGCGCAGAAGTACATCATCCCCAAACAGCTCGACGCGCACGGCCTGACGGTCTCGGACCTCGAGATCACCGAACTGGGCCTGAAGCGGATCATCGCCGACTACACGCGCGAGGCCGGCCTGCGGAATCTGGAGCGGGAGATCGCGGCCGTTTGCCGCAAGGCCGCGAGGCGGCGTGCGGAGGGGAGGCGGGGTACGGTGACCGTCGGTCCCGCTCAGCTCGCCGAACTGCTGGGACCTTCGCGTTTCTACCGCGAGCTCGCCGACCGCACGGGCATCCCCGGCGTGGCCACCGGCCTGGCCTGGACGCCGACGGGGGGCGAGATCCTCTTCATCGAGGCGACGGGCATGCCCGGAAAGGGACAACTCACCCTCACCGGCCTCCTCGGCGACTCGATGAGAGAGAGTGCCCAGGCGGCGATGAGTTACCTGAAGAGTCATGCACGGGTGTTGGACCTGGATGCATCGCGCTTCAACAAGACCGACGTGCACATCCACGTCCCCGCGGGCGCCGTCCCCAAGGACGGTCCCTCGGCGGGGGTCGCCATAGCCTCCGCCCTGATCAGCCTCTTCCGTGACTTGCCGATCAAGGAGGCGCTCGCCATGACCGGCGAGGTGACACTGACCGGCCGGGTGCTCCCCGTCGGCGGGGTCCGCGAGAAGGTCCTGGCCGCGAGGCGGGCGGGCATCCGCACCCTTCTGATTCCCAGGCACAACGAGAAGGACCTGGTGGAGCTGCCAGCGGATGTGAAGGCCGACCTCAGCTTCAAGATCGTCGACACGCTCGACGACGTGGTGCCGCGGCTTTTCGAGGGTCGGGGATCCAGGGAGCGGACCAAGCCGGGGCCGATCAAGCCCCGGTCGCGTCGGGTCATGGCAGACAAAAAGCCGACCGCGGTCTCCAGGCCAGTCCCGCCCAAGTCCGAGATGTCTCGCGGCGGCTCGAAGCCGCGACGACCGCCGAATCCTTGA
- the dapF gene encoding diaminopimelate epimerase translates to MKFTKMHGLGNDYVYVDTFRQDPPGDPASLAVILSDRHRGVGADGLILIMPSDRADARMRMFNADGSEGEMCGNGVRCVAKYLHDHGLARKERVSVETGRGVLQLDLEVVGGKARRVRVDMAPPVLDADAIPTTLPGDPPIDVPIELGDQVLKVTAVSMGNPHAVAFVEDVVRFPLEVLGPLLENHPAFPGRVNAHVVDIVSRGEVRMRTWERGSGITMACGTGACAVCVAGVLTGRTDRRILAHLPGGDLTLEWPEPDASVFMTGPATEVFEGDWPGSA, encoded by the coding sequence ATGAAGTTCACGAAGATGCACGGGCTCGGTAACGACTACGTCTATGTCGACACCTTCCGCCAGGATCCCCCCGGCGATCCCGCGTCACTGGCCGTGATCCTCAGCGACCGCCATCGGGGCGTGGGGGCCGATGGCTTGATCCTGATCATGCCTTCCGACCGAGCCGATGCGCGGATGCGGATGTTCAACGCCGACGGCTCCGAGGGGGAGATGTGCGGCAACGGGGTGCGTTGCGTCGCCAAGTACCTGCACGACCACGGCCTCGCTCGGAAGGAACGGGTCTCGGTGGAGACCGGCCGGGGGGTCCTGCAGCTCGACCTGGAGGTCGTAGGTGGTAAGGCCAGGAGGGTCCGCGTCGACATGGCGCCTCCTGTCCTGGATGCCGATGCCATCCCGACGACCCTCCCGGGCGATCCGCCGATCGACGTGCCAATCGAGCTCGGGGATCAGGTCCTGAAGGTCACGGCCGTCTCAATGGGGAATCCGCACGCGGTCGCGTTCGTGGAGGACGTGGTCCGCTTCCCCCTGGAGGTCCTGGGCCCGCTACTCGAGAATCACCCGGCCTTCCCCGGGCGCGTGAACGCGCACGTGGTGGACATCGTGAGCCGCGGCGAGGTGCGGATGCGGACGTGGGAACGCGGCTCGGGCATCACCATGGCCTGCGGGACCGGGGCCTGCGCGGTCTGCGTCGCGGGCGTCCTGACCGGACGGACGGACCGTCGCATCCTCGCCCACCTGCCGGGGGGCGACCTCACCCTGGAATGGCCCGAGCCCGATGCCTCCGTCTTCATGACCGGCCCTGCAACCGAGGTGTTCGAGGGGGACTGGCCGGGATCGGCATGA
- a CDS encoding sugar ABC transporter ATP-binding protein has translation MPAQPVQPVRVRLGNVSKRFHAVAALRGVDLSLVGGEIHALCGENGAGKSTLISILGGMTRPDAGVIEIDDAEARFRAPADALAAGIAVIYQELSLVEPFTVAENLALGQEVRRGFRIDRRAIRARAAALLQELKFDLDPDAEVAGLSVGRRQQVEIARALGRRARILILDEPTAALSRAEAGRLFEILHGLRERGLAIVYVSHHLDEVFALADRITVLRDGSRVGTWKAAELTLPDVVSHMVGEAVDVRPTSTRTISAEAPLKVVAASGRSFRDVDLELHRGEVIGLTGLAGSGYDDLTAALFGVVPFSSGEVFWKGRPFCPRHPRQARAEGVAYVPPDRRRQGLLPSRSIMENLTLAAVETLARFGWLLPGRRGELAAAWCRRFDVAAARLSQGVLTLSGGNQQKVLLARWAAIRPSLFLLNEPTRGIDVKTREAIHRWIDELADGGCCVLLASSDAQEIVRLADRCLVFRAGRVIDDLDRDSLREQTLIAAMMGESRGSTVPPPRPTPAETRNDR, from the coding sequence ATGCCAGCTCAGCCCGTCCAGCCCGTCCGAGTTCGACTGGGAAACGTCTCCAAGCGGTTCCACGCCGTCGCGGCGCTGCGAGGCGTCGACCTGAGCTTGGTGGGCGGCGAGATCCACGCCCTTTGCGGGGAGAATGGCGCGGGCAAGAGCACCCTGATCTCAATCCTCGGCGGCATGACCCGGCCGGATGCGGGTGTGATCGAGATCGACGATGCCGAGGCGCGGTTCCGGGCGCCGGCGGACGCCCTGGCCGCCGGGATCGCGGTGATCTATCAGGAGTTGAGCCTCGTCGAGCCGTTCACGGTCGCCGAGAACCTCGCCCTGGGCCAGGAGGTTCGCCGAGGATTCCGGATCGACCGTCGCGCGATCCGCGCCCGCGCGGCCGCGTTGCTACAGGAGCTCAAATTCGACCTCGACCCGGACGCCGAGGTGGCCGGCCTGTCCGTCGGCCGGCGACAGCAGGTCGAGATCGCCCGGGCACTCGGCCGGCGTGCACGGATACTGATCCTCGACGAGCCGACCGCCGCCCTCTCCCGCGCGGAGGCGGGACGCCTCTTCGAGATCCTTCACGGGCTGAGGGAGCGCGGTCTCGCGATCGTCTACGTGTCGCACCACCTGGACGAGGTCTTCGCGCTGGCCGACCGGATCACCGTCCTGCGCGACGGCTCAAGGGTGGGCACGTGGAAGGCGGCCGAACTGACTCTGCCGGACGTGGTCTCCCACATGGTCGGCGAGGCCGTGGACGTCCGCCCCACCTCGACTCGGACAATCTCCGCGGAAGCCCCGCTGAAGGTCGTCGCGGCGTCCGGTCGCAGTTTCCGGGATGTGGACTTGGAGTTGCACCGGGGCGAGGTCATCGGGCTCACGGGCCTTGCGGGATCCGGGTATGACGACCTGACGGCTGCGCTGTTCGGCGTTGTCCCCTTCTCGTCGGGGGAGGTCTTCTGGAAGGGCCGCCCTTTTTGCCCCCGCCACCCCCGACAGGCGCGTGCCGAGGGGGTGGCGTACGTCCCTCCGGACCGTCGCCGGCAGGGTCTTCTGCCCTCCCGGAGCATCATGGAAAACCTGACGCTCGCCGCCGTGGAGACGCTGGCGCGATTCGGCTGGCTCCTCCCGGGCCGTAGGGGTGAGCTGGCCGCCGCCTGGTGCCGACGCTTCGATGTCGCGGCGGCGAGGCTCTCGCAGGGGGTGCTTACGCTCTCCGGGGGCAACCAGCAGAAGGTCCTCCTGGCGCGATGGGCCGCCATCCGGCCTTCGCTCTTCCTCCTCAACGAGCCGACCCGCGGCATCGACGTGAAGACCCGCGAGGCGATTCATCGCTGGATCGACGAGCTCGCCGACGGCGGTTGCTGCGTCCTCCTCGCCTCGTCCGACGCACAGGAGATCGTCCGCCTGGCCGACCGCTGCCTGGTCTTCCGGGCCGGCCGGGTCATCGACGATCTCGATCGCGACTCGCTCCGCGAGCAGACCCTGATTGCGGCGATGATGGGCGAATCCCGGGGCTCGACCGTGCCGCCCCCGCGTCCCACGCCGGCCGAGACTCGGAACGACCGATGA
- a CDS encoding DUF72 domain-containing protein: MAQLSLFDSDADRTPEPARRLAAKLARLADRGIYFGTSSWKYEGWIGSIYARERYVERGRFSKKRFESGCLEEYGRTFPVVGGDFSFYQFPSPEYWKTLFEKAPPSLRFGLKVPEEITVVKWPGHSRYGERAGKANHGFLDNSLFQEMFAEPLKAHAGRIAVLMLEFGTFSKSSFATAADFLERLETFLASASGPFRYAVEIRNADYLGPEYFAVLRRHNAAHVFNAWTRMPDLIDQVEMPGAFTADFSVARALLKRGRAYEDAVKLFQPYERVQEVNAGAREGLRRIAERAWKTKQPAYTFVNNRLEGFAPGTIEAVADTLED, from the coding sequence ATGGCCCAGCTTTCGCTTTTCGATTCCGATGCCGACAGGACCCCGGAGCCCGCCCGCCGCCTCGCCGCCAAGCTCGCCCGGCTGGCGGATCGCGGCATCTATTTCGGGACCTCTTCCTGGAAGTACGAGGGCTGGATCGGCAGCATCTATGCACGCGAGCGGTATGTCGAGCGCGGGAGGTTTTCGAAGAAGCGCTTCGAGTCGGGCTGCCTGGAGGAATACGGCCGCACCTTCCCCGTGGTCGGCGGCGACTTCAGCTTCTATCAGTTCCCGTCGCCGGAATACTGGAAGACGCTCTTCGAGAAGGCTCCGCCGTCGCTGCGGTTCGGCCTCAAGGTCCCCGAGGAGATCACCGTCGTGAAGTGGCCCGGCCACTCGCGATATGGCGAGCGGGCCGGCAAGGCCAATCACGGCTTCCTGGACAACAGCCTGTTCCAGGAGATGTTCGCCGAGCCTCTCAAGGCTCATGCCGGCCGTATCGCGGTGCTCATGCTGGAATTCGGGACGTTTTCGAAGTCCAGCTTCGCCACCGCGGCGGACTTCCTCGAGCGGCTCGAGACTTTCCTCGCCTCGGCCTCCGGGCCGTTCCGCTATGCCGTCGAGATCCGCAACGCCGACTATCTCGGGCCGGAGTATTTCGCCGTCCTCAGGCGGCACAACGCCGCGCACGTCTTCAACGCCTGGACGCGGATGCCGGACCTGATCGACCAGGTGGAGATGCCGGGAGCATTCACGGCGGATTTCTCCGTCGCAAGGGCCCTGCTCAAGAGGGGACGTGCCTACGAGGATGCCGTCAAGCTCTTCCAGCCCTACGAGCGGGTGCAGGAGGTGAATGCCGGCGCTCGCGAGGGACTGCGGCGGATCGCCGAGCGTGCCTGGAAGACGAAGCAGCCGGCCTACACGTTCGTGAACAACCGCCTGGAAGGATTCGCGCCGGGGACGATCGAGGCGGTTGCGGACACTCTTGAGGATTGA
- a CDS encoding DUF971 domain-containing protein, with amino-acid sequence MIDPPSNIRALQGEQTLEIHWHDGRVDRLPYRFLRAECPCATCHHEWTGERLIDPESIRQDIRLDAMNPVGNYAVQLSWSDGHSSGLYTWESLREIGGRAPA; translated from the coding sequence ATGATCGACCCTCCGAGCAACATCCGGGCCCTGCAGGGCGAGCAGACGCTGGAGATCCACTGGCACGACGGCCGGGTCGACCGATTGCCCTACAGATTCCTCCGCGCCGAGTGCCCGTGTGCGACCTGCCATCACGAATGGACCGGCGAGCGACTGATCGACCCGGAGTCCATCCGCCAGGACATTCGGCTCGATGCGATGAACCCGGTCGGGAATTATGCCGTGCAACTCTCCTGGAGTGACGGACATTCCTCGGGCCTCTACACCTGGGAGAGCCTCCGCGAGATCGGCGGCCGAGCCCCTGCATGA
- a CDS encoding APC family permease, translating to MLQRRLRLLEAVSLNTSTMVGIGPFITIPLLVASMNGPQAMAGWVLGAAVALADGLVWCELAAAFPGSGGTYHFYDSAYGDGRAGRLLKFLFVWQFFFSGPLEIASGAVGLAKYLGYFSPALLGTAWSWGDFLPGLPGRVAWGQVAAVGVMGLATLLAYRRIEMAGRLMVVLWVGMLATVGWVIATGLLNFDASRAFDFPPDAWSPTGANALGLGAALAIAMYDYLGYYQVCYLGDEVAEPARTIPRSILISVVLVSLVYLTMNVSILGVVPCREVVKSDHAATDMMLRVHGSAAAGLVSAMIVWTAMASVFASLLAYSRVPYASAKAGHFFRAFAATHPRGDFPHRSLILIGGITMAACLFELETIIAALLSSRILIQFVGQIVTVFLLHARPDAKARLPFRMPFYPIPAVIALLGWLFVFGTTDRLVLAYGVGSLLAGLVAFAIWDRTAGRGDAPP from the coding sequence ATGCTGCAGCGGCGTCTGCGACTGCTCGAGGCGGTCAGCCTGAATACGTCCACGATGGTCGGCATCGGCCCGTTCATCACGATACCGCTCCTGGTCGCCAGCATGAACGGCCCCCAGGCGATGGCCGGCTGGGTGCTCGGGGCGGCCGTCGCGCTGGCCGACGGCCTCGTCTGGTGCGAGCTCGCGGCCGCCTTCCCCGGCTCGGGGGGGACGTATCATTTCTACGACTCGGCATACGGGGACGGCCGCGCCGGGCGGCTCCTGAAGTTCCTGTTCGTGTGGCAATTCTTCTTCAGCGGCCCCCTGGAGATCGCCTCCGGGGCCGTCGGGCTGGCCAAATACCTGGGCTATTTCTCGCCCGCGCTGCTCGGGACGGCCTGGAGCTGGGGCGACTTCCTGCCGGGCCTGCCGGGGAGGGTCGCGTGGGGTCAGGTCGCAGCAGTCGGCGTCATGGGGCTCGCCACGCTGCTGGCGTACCGGCGGATCGAGATGGCCGGGCGCCTGATGGTCGTCCTGTGGGTCGGGATGCTCGCGACCGTCGGCTGGGTCATCGCCACGGGCCTCCTGAACTTCGACGCCTCGCGCGCCTTCGACTTCCCGCCCGATGCCTGGTCGCCGACCGGCGCGAATGCGCTTGGGCTCGGCGCGGCGCTGGCGATCGCCATGTACGATTACCTGGGGTACTACCAGGTCTGCTACCTGGGCGACGAGGTGGCCGAGCCGGCCCGCACGATCCCCCGGTCGATCCTGATCTCCGTCGTCCTGGTCTCGCTCGTCTACTTGACCATGAACGTCAGCATCCTGGGCGTCGTACCGTGCCGCGAGGTCGTGAAGTCCGACCACGCGGCCACCGACATGATGCTCCGGGTCCACGGAAGCGCCGCGGCGGGGCTGGTCTCGGCGATGATCGTCTGGACGGCCATGGCCTCGGTCTTCGCCTCGCTGCTGGCGTACAGCCGCGTCCCCTATGCGTCGGCGAAGGCGGGCCACTTCTTCCGGGCGTTCGCGGCGACCCATCCCCGCGGAGACTTCCCGCATCGGAGCCTGATCCTCATCGGCGGGATCACCATGGCGGCATGCCTGTTCGAGCTGGAGACGATCATCGCGGCGCTGCTGAGCTCCCGGATCCTGATCCAGTTCGTGGGGCAGATCGTCACCGTGTTCCTGCTCCATGCTCGCCCCGATGCAAAGGCGCGATTGCCGTTCCGCATGCCGTTCTATCCGATCCCGGCCGTGATCGCCCTGCTCGGTTGGCTCTTCGTCTTCGGCACGACCGACCGCCTCGTCCTGGCGTACGGGGTCGGCTCGCTGCTGGCAGGACTCGTCGCGTTCGCGATCTGGGATCGGACGGCCGGCCGGGGCGATGCCCCGCCCTGA